One window of the Colletotrichum lupini chromosome 9, complete sequence genome contains the following:
- a CDS encoding PP-loop family protein produces the protein MAPVLCAKCKTERALVKRPKNHQKLCKACFISVFEEEVHHTIVSSALFSRGEQVAIGASGGKDSTVLASVLKTLNDRYDYGLNLVLLSIDEGIKGYRDDSLETVKRNAVQYDMPLTIVGYDELYGWTMDQVVEVIGKKGNCTYCGVFRRQALDRGAKILNIKHVVTGHNADDVAETILMNLLRGDLPRLGRSTSIVTGDDTSDVKRSKPLKYSYEKEIVLYAHHKKLDYFSTECIYSPEAFRGTARTLIKNLERVRPSAILDIVRSGEDMARLVAGASGSSCAGKSTPRVAEDDFIAGCGSQQSKGLATEIAQLDASLSQTNLTKSQETDFTTAPSPSPKIGKKIQNSSETPRPRHGQAQATPSAPLQTLGKCERCGYMSSQAICQACLLVDGLNKNKAQISL, from the coding sequence ATGGCACCGGTACTATGCGCAAAGTGCAAGACCGAACGCGCTCTCGTGAAGCGGCCCAAGAACCACCAGAAACTTTGCAAGGCTTGTTTTATCTCAGTGTTTGAGGAAGAAGTACATCACACTATTGTCTCTTCCGCACTGTTTTCTCGGGGAGAACAGGTAGCTATCGGGGCTTCGGGTGGCAAAGACTCCACCGTTTTGGCAAGTGTTCTCAAAACCCTCAACGACAGGTATGACTACGGCTTGAACCTTGTACTCCTCAGCATCGATGAGGGCATCAAGGGTTATAGAGATGATTCGCTCGAAACCGTCAAGAGAAATGCCGTGCAATACGACATGCCCCTTACTATAGTGGGGTACGACGAGCTGTACGGCTGGACGATGGACCAGGTTGTCGAAGTGATTGGAAAGAAGGGCAACTGCACATATTGTGGTGTATTCCGCCGACAGGCACTGGACCGAGGCGCCAAGATTTTGAACATTAAACATGTTGTCACCGGCCACAACGCAGATGATGTGGCTGAAACCATCCTTATGAACCTCTTGAGAGGAGATTTGCCACGGCTAGGTCGCAGCACAAGTATCGTCACTGGCGACGACACTAGCGATGTCAAGCGCAGCAAGCCCCTCAAGTATTCTTACGAGAAGGAAATTGTGCTATATGCTCATCATAAGAAGCTCGACTACTTCAGTACCGAATGCATCTACAGCCCCGAAGCTTTCCGTGGAACTGCTCGCACCCTGATCAAGAACCTCGAGCGGGTGCGGCCAAGTGCTATTTTGGATATAGTCCGCAGCGGTGAGGATATGGCTCGGCTGGTTGCAGGAGCATCAGGCAGCTCTTGCGCCGGCAAAAGCACTCCCCGTGTCGCTGAGGATGACTTCATTGCTGGCTGCGGCTCGCAGCAAAGCAAAGGCCTTGCAACCGAAATTGCTCAACTGGATGCAAGCTTGAGCCAGACAAATCTGACCAAATCTCAGGAGACAGACTTCACGACTGCTCCTTCACCTTCGCCAAAGATTGGAAAGAAGATTCAGAATTCGTCTGAGACGCCCAGACCGAGACATGGCCAAGCACAGGCAACTCCGAGTGCTCCATTACAGACATTGGGCAAGTGTGAAAGATGCGGCTACATGTCTAGTCAAGCCATCTGTCAAGCCTGTCTGTTGGTGGATGGGCTGAACAAAAACAAGGCGCAGATTAGCTTATAG